From the Deltaproteobacteria bacterium genome, the window CAGCCTCGGCGACGAGACGCCGCTCGACGTCCGAGCTTATGTCGCCGGTGAAGAGTATGCTCCTGCGCCCGTAGGTGAGCTTCATGACGAGCGAGCGGTCGTTAACATCGCCACCCGCGGGATCGGGCGAAGGGGGGTTGAAGAAGCGCAGGACCACGCCGTTTATTTCGAGGGGACCGGTCCATGCGCCGCGCGGCTCGACGACGGCCGGCGTCCCGGCCAGGGCCTCGTCGAGACCGCAGCAGAGGGGGCCGCCCCCGTGGAGGAGGCGCTTGACGCCGAAGCTCCGCACGATGAAGGGAAGTCCCGAGCCGTGGTCTGCCTGGGGGTGGCTCAGAACGGCGTAGTCCACGGCGGATATGCGCCGGTGCCACAGGAAGGGGGCCACTATGCGCTCGCCGGCGTCGTAGCCGGGGCCGAAGCCGCCTCCGGCGTCGACGACCATGCGCACCCCGCCGGGGAACTCCACCAGAGCCGACTCGCCCTGGCCCACGCTCATGAAGGTTACCCTGAGTTCCCTGTCCGCCGCGTTCGCGCAGTAGAGGGCCGCCTGGAAGGCGGCGAGCACCGCTACGCAGGCGGCCAGAAGCGGCGGCGCCCACCCCGCGCGCCGCAGCTCGACGAGGCATACGACGGCGCCGTAGAAACAGGCGATCTCGACCGTCGTCGGTGTCGTGACCGTAAGGTAGGCGAGGGGAAGCTCCGAGGCGAAGCCGGCAAGGCGCACCACCGCTGCGACGGCCAGGTCCGCGGCCCCGAGGAGAGCGGCTCCAAGGCTCTCGGAGAAGAGACCCGCCACGGCGCCCGCAAGCCCCGCCGGCAGGGCCGCGAACCCCACGAGCGGCACGGCCGCCATGTTGACGAGGGGACCGATGAGCGGGACCGTGTTGAAGTGGCGGGCCGTGAGCGGCCACGTCCCGGCCGAGGCGGCGAGGGAGACGAGGAAGAGGGCCGTCCCCTCCCCAAGGAGCCTTCGGCTGAGGGGCCTTCGGCTGGGGGATGAAGCGCCGCTGTCCTCGATCAGCGCCTTGAGCCTGGGCAGCAGGTATACGATGGCGATGACGGCGGCGAAGGAGAGGTGGAAGGAGGCGTCCCAGAGCGCACCGGGAGAGACGAGCAGTATGACCAGCGCCGCAAGGGCCACGGCGTTGTAGAGGGCGTGACCGCGGTCGAGGAGGTAGCCGCCGATGAGAGCCGCCGCCATGACGGCCGCCCGCTGGGCGGGCCTGGCGAAACCGCTTGCGGCGCAGTAGAGGAGGACCGGGCCGACGGCCAACAGGGCCGCCGCCTTCCTCACGTTCAGGGCGAGCATGAGCCGTTGCGAACGGGTGAGGAGAAAGAGCGCGACCCGGTGGAAGAAGAAGGCGACGAGTCCCACGTGAAGGCCCGAGATGGCCAGCAGGTGGGCCGCGCCGCTTCGGGCCATGGCCCTCGTCACCTCGTCGGGCACGTCGTGGCGCAGGCCTGTTACGAGGGCCTTGACGACACCGGCGTTCTCGAGGCCCGCCGCGTCGATGAGCGCCGCCATACGGCTCCTTATCGAATAGGCGAGCCTGCGAAGCGAAGCCCCGCCCTCGGAGAGCCTTTCGACGAGCAGGGGACTCGGCGCGTAAGCCTTGACGAAGACGCCCCTGCGGGCGAGCCACCACTCGTAGTCGAAGCCGCCTGGGTTTGCGAGATTCGCCGGCCTTCGCAGCGAGGCGGCGAACCTCACCGTATCACCCGGCCGCAAGCCGACGTCGCCCCTCACGTTGAGGAGCACCGTTCCGCTCACGGCCCGCTCAACACCGTCGCCGTAAAGCCTGCGGGCCTCCACGTACAGGCGCGTCGTCGAGCGCCGTCGCGGCTCGACGGCGAGGACCTCCCCTTCGGTCACCGTATCGAAGGGGCCGCCGTCTCCACCGACAAAGCGCGCTATGTGATCGGCCGGAAGGTTCCTCTCAAGCCCCTGGGCCATGGTCCAGAGGCCGAGCATGAAGAAGACGGGCAGCACGGCCGCGGGAGCGGCCCTGCCGCCCGCGAGGGCGAAGGCCGCGGCGCAGAAGGAGAGGGCGAAGAGGAGGAGCGCCGTCCAGAGCCCGGGGTCCACGGCCCTGGCGGTCCATATGCCCGCGCCGAAGGCGAGCGCCGCCGGCGCGAGAGGGGCGGCCCGGACCAGGGCGCCGCGGCTCTGTCCCAGCTCACGGCCGAGCACCGGGGGGCGCCTCTACGGCCGCCGGAGAGCGCCGGGACGGTGCGGCGCGGGTGCAGCCTCCACGCCGGCCCATTCAACCCTCCCCGCAGCGGCGAAGGGCGGCATGGACCGCCTCGGCCGCCGGACGGGTCATGCCGGGTACGGCGCACAGCTCCTCCAGGCTCGCCGCGGCCACGGCCTCGACCGAGCCGAAGCGCTCGAGCAGGGCCCGGCGCCTCTTCACACCCACGCCCCGAACGCCGTCGAGCGCCGAGCCCACGGTCCTTCGCCTGCGCCGCCTGAGGTAGCCGACGGCGAAACGGTGGACCTCGTCCCTTATCCTCATGAGAAGGAGGTCTTCCGGCGAGCCCCGGCGCAGCGCCACCGGGTCCTTTCGGCCCGGCAGATATACGCGCTCGCCGGGGCCCGACGCCGCTGCGTGACGGCGGCCGGCCTTGCCCTGGGGCCTGTCCTTTGCGAGGGCCGCAAAGCGAAGCCCCGTCACGCCGAGTTCGGCGGCCGCCCGCAGCGCCATGTTGAGCTGACCCTTGCCGCCGTCTATGAGCACCAGGTCCGCCGCCGGCTCGTCGGCGTTTCGAAGCCTCCTTGTCAGGACCTCGTGCATCATGGCGTAGTCGTCGGGCCCACGGCTCCCGATCCGGTAGAGCCGGTAGCGGTCCTTGCACGGCTCGCCGTCGACGAACGTCACCATGGCGCCCACGGCCTCGTCGCCGAGGTTCGATATGTCGAAGGCCTCGATGACCCTCGGGGCCGCGCCGAGGCGAAGCCTTGCGCCCAGGGCCTCGAGCACCGCGAGCCTCGCCGCCGCCTCGTCCCTCTCCTTTCCGAGAATGGAGCGGGCGTTGACCTCGGCCATCTCCACAAGCCGCTTCCTCTCGCCGCGGCGCGGACATATGACCTCGACCTTGCGGCCCCGCCGCTCGGTGAGCCAGCGGGCCGCAGCGTCGCCGCCCTCGACCGGCACGGGCACGATGACCTCGTCCGGTATGAAGCGTTCCCCCCGGTAATAGGCCGTAACGAAGGAGCCGACCACCTCGTCGAGCGGCAGACCCGAAGAGCGCAGCTCGTAGTGGACGCCGCCGATGAGCACGCCCCTTCGCACGAAGAGCCCCTTCACCACGAGCCTGCCGCCGGCCTCGGCCACGGCGAAGACGTCGCGGTCACGGTCGCGGCGCGACACCACGCTCTGTTCCTCGAGCATCGACTCTATGGCCGCCATCCTGTCTCTCAGCGCCGCGGCCCGCTCGAAGTCGAGCCTGCGGGCCGCCTCCTCCATGGAGCGCTTCAGCCCCTTCACAAGCTCGGTGTTCCGCCCTTCGAGAAACATGACGGCCCCCTTTACGAGTTCGCCGTAGTCCTTCTCGCTTATATGACCGGTGGCCGGGGAGCTGCAAAGGCCGAGCTGGTGGTCCAGGCACGGACGCCTGCGGTTTCGGAACTCGGCGGGGCTGCACACGCAGAGCGGGAAGATGCGCCGCAGAAACTTTATCGTCTCGCGCACCTGCCGGGCCGATGCGTAGGGGCCGAAGTAGCGGGCGCCGTCGCGCCTTACCCTCCGCGTCACCAGTATGCGGGGGAACCGCTCGTTGACCGTTATCTTGATGGAGACATACGTCTTGTCGTCCTTGA encodes:
- a CDS encoding DNA internalization-related competence protein ComEC/Rec2 is translated as MLGRELGQSRGALVRAAPLAPAALAFGAGIWTARAVDPGLWTALLLFALSFCAAAFALAGGRAAPAAVLPVFFMLGLWTMAQGLERNLPADHIARFVGGDGGPFDTVTEGEVLAVEPRRRSTTRLYVEARRLYGDGVERAVSGTVLLNVRGDVGLRPGDTVRFAASLRRPANLANPGGFDYEWWLARRGVFVKAYAPSPLLVERLSEGGASLRRLAYSIRSRMAALIDAAGLENAGVVKALVTGLRHDVPDEVTRAMARSGAAHLLAISGLHVGLVAFFFHRVALFLLTRSQRLMLALNVRKAAALLAVGPVLLYCAASGFARPAQRAAVMAAALIGGYLLDRGHALYNAVALAALVILLVSPGALWDASFHLSFAAVIAIVYLLPRLKALIEDSGASSPSRRPLSRRLLGEGTALFLVSLAASAGTWPLTARHFNTVPLIGPLVNMAAVPLVGFAALPAGLAGAVAGLFSESLGAALLGAADLAVAAVVRLAGFASELPLAYLTVTTPTTVEIACFYGAVVCLVELRRAGWAPPLLAACVAVLAAFQAALYCANAADRELRVTFMSVGQGESALVEFPGGVRMVVDAGGGFGPGYDAGERIVAPFLWHRRISAVDYAVLSHPQADHGSGLPFIVRSFGVKRLLHGGGPLCCGLDEALAGTPAVVEPRGAWTGPLEINGVVLRFFNPPSPDPAGGDVNDRSLVMKLTYGRRSILFTGDISSDVERRLVAEAGPALRSDVLKAAHHGSGGSSSAAFIEAVSPGYAVVSAGRDNRFGFPHAETLRRFAAAGVEVLRTDRDGAVTVITDGERLEVRSCLTDRCL
- the uvrC gene encoding excinuclease ABC subunit UvrC, translating into MDVTEKVDMLPAAPGVYMLKDGEGRILYIGKAKNLRSRVRSYFHRSGDTRYAVRFLVDRTRDIDWMVTANEKEALILEDRLLKMHRPRYNIRLKDDKTYVSIKITVNERFPRILVTRRVRRDGARYFGPYASARQVRETIKFLRRIFPLCVCSPAEFRNRRRPCLDHQLGLCSSPATGHISEKDYGELVKGAVMFLEGRNTELVKGLKRSMEEAARRLDFERAAALRDRMAAIESMLEEQSVVSRRDRDRDVFAVAEAGGRLVVKGLFVRRGVLIGGVHYELRSSGLPLDEVVGSFVTAYYRGERFIPDEVIVPVPVEGGDAAARWLTERRGRKVEVICPRRGERKRLVEMAEVNARSILGKERDEAAARLAVLEALGARLRLGAAPRVIEAFDISNLGDEAVGAMVTFVDGEPCKDRYRLYRIGSRGPDDYAMMHEVLTRRLRNADEPAADLVLIDGGKGQLNMALRAAAELGVTGLRFAALAKDRPQGKAGRRHAAASGPGERVYLPGRKDPVALRRGSPEDLLLMRIRDEVHRFAVGYLRRRRRRTVGSALDGVRGVGVKRRRALLERFGSVEAVAAASLEELCAVPGMTRPAAEAVHAALRRCGEG